A DNA window from Danio aesculapii chromosome 14, fDanAes4.1, whole genome shotgun sequence contains the following coding sequences:
- the fhl1a gene encoding four and a half LIM domains protein 1a isoform X1, translating to MSYYRHSGPRSYLSSTMTERFDCFYCRDNLQGKKYVKKDDKPVCVRCFDKLCANTCAECRKPIGADAKELNHKNRHWHEGCFRCAKCYKPLANEPFQAKDDGKIMCGKCGDRDGSPRCQGCYKVITPGCKNVEYKHKVWHEECFTCFECKQPIRTQSFLTKGDDMYCTPCHEKKFAKHCVRCKEAITSGGLTYQDQPWHSECFVCHTCKKPLAGARFTAYEDQFYCVDCYKSDVAKKCSGCQNPITGFGRGTNVVNYEDKSWHEYCFNCKKCSLSMAHKRFVINGEDIYCSDCAKKL from the exons ATGAGCTACTACAGGCACTCAG GTCCCCGCAGTTATCTGAGCTCCACCATGACTGAGCGCTTTGACTGCTTCTACTGCAGAGACAACCTGCAGGGCAAGAAGTACGTCAAGAAAGATGACAAGCCTGTGTGCGTGCGCTGCTTCGACAAGCTCTGCGCAAACACTTGTGCCGAATGCCGCAAACCTATCGGCGCTGATGCAAAG GAACTGAACCATAAGAACCGTCACTGGCACGAGGGCTGCTTCCGCTGCGCCAAGTGCTACAAGCCGCTGGCCAACGAGCCCTTTCAAGCAAAGGACGATGGCAAGATCATGTGTGGGAAGTGTGGAGACCGTGACGGATCGCCTCGCTGCCAGGGCTGCTACAAAGTCATCACTccag GATGTAAGAATGTGGAGTACAAGCATAAAGTCTGGCATGAAGAGTGCTTCACCTGCTTTGAGTGCAAGCAGCCAATCCGCACCCAGAGCTTCCTGACCAAGGGTGATGACATGTACTGCACTCCCTGCCACGAGAAGAAGTTTGCCAAGCACTGCGTTCGCTGCAAAGAG GCCATTACCAGCGGTGGTCTCACCTATCAAGATCAGCCCTGGCACTCTGAGTGCTTTGTGTGTCACACATGCAAGAAGCCTCTGGCCGGAGCTCGCTTCACGGCTTATGAGGATCAGTTCTACTGTGTGGACTGTTATAAGAGCGATGTGGCCAAGAAGTGCTCCGGATGTCAAAATCCCATTACag GATTTGGCAGAGGGACCAATGTGGTGAACTACGAGGACAAATCCTGGCATGAATACTGCTTTAACTGCAAGAAATGCTCCCTCTCCATGGCCCACAAGCGCTTCGTCATCAACGGAGAGGACATCTACTGCTCTGACTGCGCCAAGAAGCTGTGA
- the fhl1a gene encoding four and a half LIM domains protein 1a isoform X2, with the protein MTERFDCFYCRDNLQGKKYVKKDDKPVCVRCFDKLCANTCAECRKPIGADAKELNHKNRHWHEGCFRCAKCYKPLANEPFQAKDDGKIMCGKCGDRDGSPRCQGCYKVITPGCKNVEYKHKVWHEECFTCFECKQPIRTQSFLTKGDDMYCTPCHEKKFAKHCVRCKEAITSGGLTYQDQPWHSECFVCHTCKKPLAGARFTAYEDQFYCVDCYKSDVAKKCSGCQNPITGFGRGTNVVNYEDKSWHEYCFNCKKCSLSMAHKRFVINGEDIYCSDCAKKL; encoded by the exons ATGACTGAGCGCTTTGACTGCTTCTACTGCAGAGACAACCTGCAGGGCAAGAAGTACGTCAAGAAAGATGACAAGCCTGTGTGCGTGCGCTGCTTCGACAAGCTCTGCGCAAACACTTGTGCCGAATGCCGCAAACCTATCGGCGCTGATGCAAAG GAACTGAACCATAAGAACCGTCACTGGCACGAGGGCTGCTTCCGCTGCGCCAAGTGCTACAAGCCGCTGGCCAACGAGCCCTTTCAAGCAAAGGACGATGGCAAGATCATGTGTGGGAAGTGTGGAGACCGTGACGGATCGCCTCGCTGCCAGGGCTGCTACAAAGTCATCACTccag GATGTAAGAATGTGGAGTACAAGCATAAAGTCTGGCATGAAGAGTGCTTCACCTGCTTTGAGTGCAAGCAGCCAATCCGCACCCAGAGCTTCCTGACCAAGGGTGATGACATGTACTGCACTCCCTGCCACGAGAAGAAGTTTGCCAAGCACTGCGTTCGCTGCAAAGAG GCCATTACCAGCGGTGGTCTCACCTATCAAGATCAGCCCTGGCACTCTGAGTGCTTTGTGTGTCACACATGCAAGAAGCCTCTGGCCGGAGCTCGCTTCACGGCTTATGAGGATCAGTTCTACTGTGTGGACTGTTATAAGAGCGATGTGGCCAAGAAGTGCTCCGGATGTCAAAATCCCATTACag GATTTGGCAGAGGGACCAATGTGGTGAACTACGAGGACAAATCCTGGCATGAATACTGCTTTAACTGCAAGAAATGCTCCCTCTCCATGGCCCACAAGCGCTTCGTCATCAACGGAGAGGACATCTACTGCTCTGACTGCGCCAAGAAGCTGTGA